A section of the Jatrophihabitans sp. genome encodes:
- a CDS encoding prepilin-type N-terminal cleavage/methylation domain-containing protein has protein sequence MLRRDERGFTLVELLVAVVILGLIAAPLGNVIISYLRNTDATAARLSESHDAQVSAAYFSADVASVGVRSTTYSADPAAPYPLTQSIEQNAPATSGLFPCGSAATPNAVIRFAWDDYTSASSSAVIQRRVAYVSVPDAAGHPQLHRLVCAGSATVVTDTVLAHDLVSVAASCASASGPTACAGSGAAVPLIAKLSLTIHNPQSAGAPDYQIQLTGQRRQS, from the coding sequence ATGCTGAGGCGGGACGAGCGCGGCTTCACCCTGGTGGAGCTGCTGGTGGCGGTCGTGATCCTGGGGCTCATCGCGGCGCCGCTGGGGAACGTGATCATCAGCTATCTCCGCAACACCGACGCGACCGCGGCCCGGCTCAGCGAGTCGCACGACGCGCAGGTCAGCGCCGCGTACTTCTCCGCCGACGTGGCCAGTGTCGGCGTGCGCAGCACGACGTACTCCGCCGACCCGGCCGCGCCCTATCCGTTGACCCAGTCGATCGAGCAGAACGCACCGGCAACCAGCGGGCTTTTCCCTTGTGGCAGCGCGGCCACGCCGAACGCGGTGATCCGCTTTGCCTGGGACGACTACACCAGCGCGTCGTCCTCGGCGGTGATCCAGCGGCGGGTGGCCTACGTGTCCGTGCCGGACGCGGCCGGCCATCCGCAGCTGCACCGGCTGGTGTGCGCCGGCTCGGCGACCGTCGTCACCGACACCGTGCTCGCTCACGACCTGGTGTCGGTGGCGGCGTCCTGCGCGTCGGCGTCCGGGCCGACGGCGTGCGCCGGAAGCGGCGCGGCGGTGCCCCTGATCGCCAAGCTTTCCTTGACCATTCACAACCCGCAGAGTGCTGGCGCGCCCGATTACCAGATTCAGCTGACCGGTCAACGGAGGCAGTCATGA
- a CDS encoding type II secretion system F family protein: MPSFSYTATLPSGEPARGTEKAASQEAVELALYERDLRDIRVEPKKSLLKMEITASRVKRDELMHLSRQLAAFIRAGLPLIDAVRTIGAESSNSSVRRMMADVERSLRDGDRLSTCLDRHPKIFPAFYRGILRSAELTGQLDTVLDQLATYLERDLEARRKVQSAMIYPAVIAGMSVFTVAVLAGFVLPRFKVFFKSLDAELPLPTRIMLAITDFLIDYWWAIIAAIVGVVVVLALALRTEAGRYLRDRFVLAAPVLGATVQYALVERFCRILSSMVSAGVNLPEALRVASESLRNLVFIRALSQVGESMLEGDGLAKPLARTGLFPSTASLMMQVGEETGTLDAQLEATARYYEGELDYKIKKLTSLFEPTIILVMGGLVGFVAIALVSAMYGIFNQVSV, encoded by the coding sequence GTGCCCAGTTTCAGCTACACAGCGACGCTGCCGTCCGGGGAGCCGGCGCGCGGAACCGAGAAGGCCGCCAGCCAGGAAGCCGTCGAGCTGGCCCTGTACGAGCGGGACCTGCGAGACATCCGGGTCGAGCCCAAGAAGAGCCTGCTCAAGATGGAGATCACCGCTTCCAGGGTCAAGCGCGACGAGCTGATGCACCTGTCGCGCCAACTGGCCGCCTTCATCCGGGCCGGCCTGCCGCTGATCGACGCGGTGCGCACCATCGGCGCGGAGTCCAGCAACAGCTCGGTGCGCCGGATGATGGCCGATGTGGAGCGGTCGCTGCGAGACGGTGATCGGCTCTCGACCTGCCTGGACCGCCATCCCAAGATCTTCCCGGCGTTCTACCGCGGCATCCTGCGCTCGGCGGAGCTGACCGGGCAGCTGGACACGGTGCTCGACCAGCTGGCCACCTACCTCGAGCGTGACCTCGAGGCCCGGCGCAAGGTGCAGTCGGCGATGATCTATCCCGCCGTGATCGCCGGGATGTCGGTGTTCACCGTCGCCGTGCTGGCCGGGTTCGTGCTGCCCCGGTTCAAGGTGTTCTTCAAGAGCCTGGACGCTGAGTTGCCGTTGCCCACCCGGATCATGCTGGCGATCACCGACTTCCTGATCGACTACTGGTGGGCGATCATCGCCGCCATCGTGGGAGTCGTCGTGGTCCTGGCACTGGCATTGCGCACCGAGGCCGGCCGCTATCTCAGGGACCGGTTCGTGCTGGCGGCGCCGGTGCTGGGCGCCACCGTCCAGTACGCCCTGGTCGAGCGGTTCTGCCGCATCCTGTCCTCGATGGTGAGCGCCGGGGTCAACCTGCCCGAGGCGTTGCGGGTGGCGAGTGAGTCGTTGCGCAACCTGGTCTTCATCCGGGCGCTGTCGCAGGTGGGGGAGTCGATGCTCGAAGGCGACGGTCTGGCCAAGCCGCTGGCCCGGACCGGGCTGTTCCCTAGCACCGCGTCGTTGATGATGCAGGTGGGCGAGGAGACCGGCACCCTGGACGCCCAGCTCGAGGCGACCGCCCGGTACTACGAGGGCGAGCTCGACTACAAGATCAAGAAGCTGACCAGCCTGTTCGAGCCGACCATCATCCTGGTGATGGGAGGCTTGGTGGGGTTCGTGGCCATCGCGCTGGTGTCGGCGATGTACGGCATCTTCAACCAGGTCTCTGTCTGA
- a CDS encoding GspE/PulE family protein — translation MKLRGRHQSDEVAPEPASSPPVSQTPADFEVHEGGRRLGELIVDARLATQAQVVAALEEAQQGAAKRLGRLLLDRGVITERDLTRMIAEQSSVPSVDLRSVTPDPEVAGLITAESARALSALPLSIDDGIVLVAVADPSETTIVSLRALLGRDVEVTVAGQSDLLRAIDNTYRAITGVSSQVKLFEARDGLRRDTVRMDTATGGDEAPVVRVVQMMIAQGVRDRASDIHIEPQDERVRVRYRIDGALHDVLDLPGSMGPAMVSRIKILAGMNIVERRRAQDGQISTEIEGRAVDIRVATTAVVGGEKVVLRLLDKSRPLFKLEQLGMPAAMAQRYAKTLRAPYGMVICAGPTGSGKTTTLYGSLAEINSPDRNIMTIEDPVEYTFSSINQIQINEQAGITFAGGLRSILRQDPDVILVGEVRDVETARIAVQSALTGHFVLSSLHATDSVSALHRLIDMGIETFLIASSVTAVLSQRLVRRICPHCREPYQPTPEELAFLRAIDGDAPDNGFLHGAGCNFCAHTGYLERTGVYEMLTLSDGIREQVLDRASHDDLRKLARAEGMSTLLEEAVALVRDGATNLAEIMRSVYVMGV, via the coding sequence ATGAAGCTTCGTGGCCGCCACCAGTCTGACGAGGTCGCGCCGGAGCCGGCGTCCTCGCCGCCGGTGAGCCAGACGCCTGCGGACTTCGAGGTCCACGAGGGCGGCCGGCGGCTGGGCGAGCTGATCGTCGACGCCCGGCTGGCGACCCAGGCCCAGGTGGTGGCGGCGCTGGAAGAGGCGCAGCAGGGCGCTGCCAAGCGGCTGGGCCGGCTGCTGCTCGATCGCGGGGTCATCACCGAGCGCGACCTGACCCGGATGATCGCCGAGCAGAGCTCGGTGCCGTCCGTCGACCTGCGCAGCGTCACGCCCGATCCTGAGGTGGCGGGTTTGATCACCGCCGAGAGCGCCCGGGCGCTGTCGGCGCTGCCGCTGTCGATCGACGACGGCATCGTGCTGGTGGCGGTCGCTGATCCCAGCGAGACCACCATCGTCAGCCTGCGCGCGCTGCTGGGACGCGACGTCGAGGTCACGGTCGCCGGCCAGTCCGATCTGCTGCGGGCCATCGACAACACCTACCGGGCGATCACCGGGGTGAGCTCGCAGGTCAAGCTGTTCGAGGCCCGCGACGGCCTGCGTCGCGACACCGTCCGGATGGACACCGCCACCGGCGGCGACGAGGCGCCGGTCGTGCGAGTGGTGCAGATGATGATCGCCCAGGGGGTGCGGGACCGGGCCTCCGACATCCACATCGAGCCACAGGACGAGCGGGTCCGGGTGCGTTACCGCATCGACGGCGCGCTGCACGACGTGCTGGACCTGCCGGGCTCGATGGGCCCGGCGATGGTCAGCCGGATCAAGATCCTGGCCGGGATGAACATCGTCGAGCGCCGGCGCGCCCAGGACGGCCAGATCAGCACCGAGATCGAGGGCCGCGCGGTGGACATCCGGGTCGCCACGACAGCGGTGGTGGGCGGTGAGAAGGTCGTGCTGCGGTTGCTGGACAAGAGCCGGCCGCTGTTCAAGCTGGAGCAACTGGGCATGCCGGCCGCCATGGCGCAGCGCTACGCCAAGACCTTGCGCGCGCCCTACGGCATGGTGATCTGCGCCGGGCCCACCGGCAGCGGCAAGACCACCACGCTCTACGGGTCGCTGGCCGAGATCAACAGCCCCGACCGCAACATCATGACCATCGAGGACCCGGTGGAGTACACCTTCTCCTCCATCAACCAGATCCAGATCAACGAGCAGGCCGGGATCACCTTCGCCGGCGGGCTGCGCTCGATCCTGCGCCAGGACCCTGACGTGATCCTGGTGGGCGAGGTGCGTGACGTCGAGACAGCCCGGATCGCGGTCCAGTCGGCGCTGACCGGCCACTTCGTGCTGTCCTCGCTGCACGCCACCGACTCGGTCTCGGCGCTGCACCGGCTGATCGACATGGGCATCGAGACCTTCCTGATCGCCTCCTCGGTCACCGCGGTGCTGTCCCAGCGGCTGGTGCGCCGGATCTGCCCGCACTGCCGCGAGCCCTACCAGCCGACGCCTGAGGAGTTGGCGTTCCTGCGCGCCATTGACGGTGACGCCCCGGACAACGGCTTTCTGCATGGCGCCGGCTGCAACTTCTGCGCCCACACCGGCTACCTGGAGCGGACCGGGGTCTATGAGATGTTGACGCTGTCCGACGGCATCCGCGAGCAGGTGCTCGACCGTGCCTCGCACGACGACCTGCGCAAGCTCGCGCGGGCCGAGGGGATGAGCACCCTGCTGGAGGAGGCCGTCGCCCTGGTGCGCGACGGCGCCACCAACCTCGCCGAGATCATGCGATCCGTGTACGTGATGGGGGTCTGA
- a CDS encoding type IV pilus twitching motility protein PilT has protein sequence MLGHHIGSRVDGLLAALWQAGGTDLLLTAGLPPQVRVRGELRPAPGEPTLTGADTEALLAEVLSPDQFSAFATQHEYDFSFSWREEARIRGNAFTQRDQTTLALRIIPRQIPTMRQLGLPPVIGQFTQQHQGLVLVTGPTGSGKSTTLAAMIDQINTQRACHILTVEDPIEYVHEHKRSAVSQREVGSDTASFPDALRAALREDPDVLLVGEMRDLESIRFALTIAETGHLVFATLHTNDTAQALSRIVDVFPAEQQAQVRVQLAAALTGIVYQRLIPRTGGGMIAAYEVLVATSPVRGLIKEGKTHQLRNTLLTGQRDGMVTFEQSLSALVQQNLISYEDALARSLYPKDIITVPRPRVGVTA, from the coding sequence ATGCTTGGTCATCACATCGGCAGTCGCGTCGACGGGCTGCTCGCCGCGCTCTGGCAGGCCGGGGGCACCGACCTGTTGTTGACGGCCGGGCTGCCCCCGCAAGTGCGGGTGCGGGGCGAGCTGCGCCCGGCGCCAGGTGAGCCCACGCTCACCGGAGCCGACACCGAGGCGCTGCTGGCCGAGGTGCTCAGCCCTGACCAGTTCAGCGCCTTCGCCACCCAGCACGAGTACGACTTCTCCTTCAGCTGGCGTGAGGAAGCGAGGATCCGTGGCAACGCCTTCACCCAGCGGGACCAGACAACGCTGGCGTTGCGGATCATCCCGCGCCAGATTCCGACCATGCGGCAGCTGGGACTGCCGCCGGTGATCGGCCAGTTCACCCAGCAGCATCAAGGCCTGGTGCTGGTCACCGGACCCACCGGATCGGGCAAGTCCACCACCCTCGCCGCGATGATCGACCAGATCAACACCCAGCGCGCCTGTCACATCCTCACCGTTGAAGACCCGATCGAGTACGTGCACGAGCACAAGCGCTCGGCAGTCAGCCAGCGCGAGGTCGGTTCGGACACCGCGTCATTTCCGGACGCCCTGCGGGCAGCCCTACGTGAGGACCCGGACGTGCTGCTGGTCGGTGAGATGCGTGACCTGGAGTCGATCCGGTTCGCGCTCACCATCGCCGAGACCGGCCACCTGGTGTTCGCCACCCTGCACACCAACGACACAGCGCAGGCGCTGTCGCGGATCGTCGACGTCTTTCCGGCCGAGCAGCAGGCGCAGGTGCGCGTGCAACTGGCCGCCGCGCTGACCGGCATCGTCTACCAGCGGCTGATACCCCGAACCGGAGGAGGCATGATCGCCGCCTATGAGGTGCTGGTCGCCACCTCGCCGGTGCGGGGGCTGATCAAGGAAGGCAAGACCCACCAGCTGCGCAACACCCTGCTCACCGGTCAGCGCGATGGCATGGTGACCTTCGAGCAGTCACTGTCGGCGCTGGTGCAGCAGAACCTGATCAGCTATGAGGACGCCCTGGCCCGCAGCCTCTATCCCAAGGACATCATCACCGTGCCGCGGCCTCGAGTGGGTGTGACGGCATGA
- a CDS encoding prepilin-type N-terminal cleavage/methylation domain-containing protein produces the protein MLEQLRKARQEESGFTLIELLVVIVILGVLAGIVVFAVGGITDRGNASACKSDAKNVEVASEAYFAKNSAYAADMPALVTANLLREVPSTTNGYTITYTQAGGKVTASGACTVA, from the coding sequence ATGCTGGAACAACTGCGTAAGGCACGCCAGGAGGAAAGCGGATTCACGCTCATCGAGCTCCTGGTCGTGATCGTCATCCTGGGCGTGCTGGCCGGAATAGTGGTCTTCGCCGTCGGCGGTATCACCGACCGAGGCAACGCCTCGGCGTGCAAGTCCGACGCCAAGAACGTCGAGGTCGCCTCGGAGGCCTACTTCGCCAAGAACAGCGCCTACGCAGCCGACATGCCGGCGCTGGTGACGGCCAACCTGCTGCGCGAGGTGCCCTCCACCACCAACGGCTACACGATCACCTACACCCAGGCCGGTGGCAAGGTCACCGCTTCCGGCGCCTGCACAGTCGCCTGA